The genomic region AGCATGCTGTGTATTTCGAACCACTTTTTGATGCGTCTAAATGAGTGTTTACCATGTTTGCttatttgtttccattttggtTTGCTGATTTTATTCGTCGTTagcatatttattttatcattgttTTCATGCATGTCCATTACTTCCTATACCGAATATTCATTTgcatagtgtgtgtgtgtgtttcgtttgttaTGATAGATTTTGTCGGttcgttttcattgttttagTATTGCGGTGTTCCAAAAACAAGTCTATAGTATTCCAGGGTTCGTTTGTAAACATCCAAAGAACGTATTGTATTGAGtttgattatttgttttgtttgctcgtttctcttttttgtgtcttttgtatttttttttggttgctttCTCGCTTTAGTTAGAtttcgtagtttttttttatgactaTTTTTCAGCTTACAGTTTCGCATGCAATAACTTGGCATTAAGTATACGTCTTACCTTCTCTATTCGATTATGTCAGTACTGTCAGTAGATAGAGGCTAGCGGAAAACCAATGTTCACTATGCGGACAACCGATGGCGGCAAGAGACATACATGAGCTACGTGAGAAGACGTGAAGACGTCGACTGATGGATGCACAGAGTGATACACAGAAGGATAGTTTAGGTAAATAAAAAGATGATCAGAAAAGGAGATAGTTGCCTCAAACCCGCTAGCATTGAGGGAGTGAAGGATACGCAAAACATAACGGGCATAACAAAACAACGTAATAAAGATAATAAAAGAGTAAAGGTAAACGAAAGAGTATAATAATAAATAGGTACACCTCTATGCGTTTAGTCGAAACGAACATGAAACACTGGCATTTTTGACGATTCAATCATCACAGTGTATGTGAATAATAGGCATAACGTCTATCAGATCTATGCAACTGGAAGGAATGGAACATGTTCCAGCAGCAAATGGCGACGATACTAGATAGTATGGGCTGAAATCTCATGCGATAGAAGAGCGGCGCTTTGCAgttgaagaaaacgagaaCGAGCTCAAACACGCCCGAAAGGATAAACACAACACACTCCACATACAGTATACAAGACCCACATGCACAAGAATACAGAAAGAATAAACGAACGAGAACCCACGCACAACTAAACAGGGCAACAACAAAACTACGTTTGCCACAACGCGCAACAAGACGGAGCAAAACCAGCGAAAGAAGACACCACCGAGTGAAGTATGGCCACCGTTTCGGTTCGGTCGATACGTCCAGCGACGTCCAACATGATTAGTGACGACCTCCGGGGGTGCCCATTTCCGGTCTCGGCATGGCGTACAGCCCCGGGGTTTGCTCCGTCGCCCCAGCCCCCATCATTATGCAGTCGTGTTGCGCGATTGCGCCTTTCTTTGGAACATAGATAGATTAATTGTCAATTGGATTACTAACATAGCTAAACAGTGGTTGGTCTAAATGTAATTTTGTCATTCCACGActgaatttatttacttttatatgTTTCTCGGTCAACTTTTCTACTCGTTCTAGGTATGCATTTTCCTGCTATGCCACGCCTTCCCCTTTCCTTTCATTCATCACTAGGTTTTTTGCATTGCATATGCGCTTTCCTCTGAAGGTAATGTGAAAAATCAAGATATTGAGGctagatagtttttttttgttgatgttgttgttgttgttgttgtgttgttgttgtaataTGTATATAGATATATGTATATTATATCCCGTACTATCGTTCCATTAAAGCCAAACACTCACTACGTCGGACACGGCAgaatttcttttgcattttccacCTAGCAACGAAAAGTcccgttggtttgtttttgttttattcgttttatttGCCTACTACCTTCGCCTAATGCCGAAAGAACGTCCGgatgttttcttcgttttctcttttccctcatgttttttcttcttctacatacgttccctccctcccaccgATTCCCTCGCTCGCTTGCATCATAGTCTTCGATTTgggttatccttttttttccatcttttagCTGAAGTTTAATTGGGAGTAAAAACTACTatcacatttaaatttgcaacaaaaaagttGCTGTCTATTTTATATATCCATTTCGCACACTACCTCCTGCGTCTCGTCCTTTGTCGTCCGGGACGgcacaccatcaccaccaccgccaccgtcgtCCACCGGGTCCGCAGCAGGTCGCCCCGTGAGTTGGCCGCTTTAGAATCACACGTTGTAGCAGGACACCTGCTGCATGGGCGGGAAGGCCGCCGTCATGAGCGGCGTGAAGCTGGAGCTCATCATGTACGGATGCAGCCGGTGCGAGGCCCGCTGGTGCTGGCGGTATTTGGCCGCGAACAGCAGCTTCTCGGAGGCttcggccgccgccgccgccgctgccgctgccgctgcaGCCGCCACCGCAACCTGATGGTTGtggtgatgttgctgctgttgctgttgctgctgctgctgctgatggtgcagatgctgctgctgctgctggtgatgatgttgctgctgctgctgctgttgctgattgTGTTGCAACTGCtggcgatgttgttgttgttgctgctgctgctgtgagtgatgttgctgatggtggtggtgttgctgctgttggtactgctgttgctgctggcgaGCGGCCGCCAGCTTGTTGCAGGCCGCCAGATGCTCCGGACCGGCCGCGTGGTAGTCCCGGGGGATGGCGGCGGCCATCGAGCTCTTGTCCTGCGAGCTGGCACCGGTCGCCGCCGCCTCCCACAGGCTGAGGTCCGTGTTGACGACGCTCGTGCTGCTACTGCTATTATTACTATTACTAGTGCTAGTGTTGCTGTTGGTGCCTCGGTTACTATTACTACTGTACACAGCACAGCCGCCGGCGCCGGACAGCATCGCGTCCCGCTTGCCCCCGCTGCCCCGCTGGTAGGACAGGGGCGGCAGGTTGGCCGCGGCCATCACGCCCGCCTTCAGTGGGAGCGACTCGGGCCCGGCCTGGAAATCGCGGGGCACTGCCGCCGCCATTGAAGTCTTCTCGATGTCGCCCCAGCCCCGGGGGCCTCCGCCTGCGCCGCCACCCTCCACCAGGCCACTGCTGACACCGTTGGCGGTGCTATTGTACACGGCGCAGCTGGCCGGCATAaggtggtgctgctgttgttgctgaagctgctgctgctgctgctgctgctgctgatgctgttgctgctgctgctgctgttgcagctGATGCTGACTCATACCCGTATTACTTGCGTTGCGCTTCATCGACGCGCTAGTGACACTTTTGGATTTGTTGCTACTGCTGACGGCGTTGCTGCTGGCCGTCGAGTAGCCGGTGGCCACCTTGCTGCCGGGGTAGCCGGTGCCACCGTTGCGGAcaaccacaccaccaccaacacccgcCCCGGTGGCGCCGGCACAGTCCGACGAACCCATATGGTACCGGTTCCAGTCGGTGTTGGCCGcggactgttgctgctgctgctgctgctgtgactGGGACTGGCTGGTGAGGTTGTACTGACTCGCCGACTGACTGGTAAGGTGTTGTTGTgactgatggtggtggtgttgttggcCCTGGTGGCGACTGaggtgttgctgctgatggagatgctgttgctgctgctgctgcatatGGCCACCGGCAGTGTTGCTGACAGCAGCAtagtgttgctgctgctgttgctgctgttgctgactGGTGGCCGCTGTCGAGCGATGCATCTGCCGCTGGACGTAGTCATCCAGGTGCAGCTGAAGGAACTGACTACTGGCGGCTGTGGAGGACGACGACTTGAGGGCGGACGAGTTCCGCCGGCTGCCCGCAGCCGTCGAGCAACCACCGTTCACCAGCGACGAGTCGGTGCCACTGGCGCTACTGCTGTTGGCCGAGCTGTTGGTACCGTTCCctgcactgctgctgctgccgctgctgctgactCCGGCGGCATTCTTAGCCGCCATCGACGAACCGGAGCTGCGGGACGAATTTGGCATGTTGTTGACGAACGGGCTGCGCCGCTGACTTTCCATCTTGCGGAAGTAGCACGGATGGATCATCAGCAGCGGCTCCACCCGCGCCCCGACCGGCGGTTTGGCCTGGTTTGGCAGCTCGTACTCCACGCTGCAGTCCACGTGCAGCGGTATACTGAAATCCTTCGGCACCGAGCGGCTCGACgaggcggcggcggccacggctgctgccgctgcagcCGCCGACAGCCTCGACGAGAGATGGTGCAGCTGACTAGTGGCCGCCACTGGgctctgctgttgctgc from Anopheles coustani chromosome 3, idAnoCousDA_361_x.2, whole genome shotgun sequence harbors:
- the LOC131260714 gene encoding centrosomal and chromosomal factor-like; amino-acid sequence: MAMAACYPTYDHMTGGSTNVGSVQQLQQQQQSPVAATSQLHHLSSRLSAAAAAAAVAAAASSSRSVPKDFSIPLHVDCSVEYELPNQAKPPVGARVEPLLMIHPCYFRKMESQRRSPFVNNMPNSSRSSGSSMAAKNAAGVSSSGSSSSAGNGTNSSANSSSASGTDSSLVNGGCSTAAGSRRNSSALKSSSSTAASSQFLQLHLDDYVQRQMHRSTAATSQQQQQQQQQHYAAVSNTAGGHMQQQQQQHLHQQQHLSRHQGQQHHHHQSQQHLTSQSASQYNLTSQSQSQQQQQQQQSAANTDWNRYHMGSSDCAGATGAGVGGGVVVRNGGTGYPGSKVATGYSTASSNAVSSSNKSKSVTSASMKRNASNTGMSQHQLQQQQQQQQHQQQQQQQQQLQQQQQHHLMPASCAVYNSTANGVSSGLVEGGGAGGGPRGWGDIEKTSMAAAVPRDFQAGPESLPLKAGVMAAANLPPLSYQRGSGGKRDAMLSGAGGCAVYSSNSNRGTNSNTSTSNSNNSSSSTSVVNTDLSLWEAAATGASSQDKSSMAAAIPRDYHAAGPEHLAACNKLAAARQQQQQYQQQQHHHHQQHHSQQQQQQQQHRQQLQHNQQQQQQQQHHHQQQQQHLHHQQQQQQQQQQQHHHNHQVAVAAAAAAAAAAAAAEASEKLLFAAKYRQHQRASHRLHPYMMSSSFTPLMTAAFPPMQQVSCYNV